In the Clostridium gelidum genome, GACATGAGTCTATTATAAGAATGTATGGACACTTATTCAATAATCAATATTAATATATAAGTCTGTTAATAAACTTAAATACCAAATTTGTCTATTATACGAGGAGGATCATAATGAAAGATAGACGTGTAAGAAAAACACAAAAAGCGATTCAAGATGCTTTTGCTAAATTATTGTCAAAAAAAAATATTGAAGATATTACAATAAAAGAATTATGTAATGAGGCTGATATTAATAAAAGTACATTTTACTTGCATTACAAAGACATTTATGACTGTGCAGACAACCTTATGAATAGTGTTATAGATAGAACTATTGCTGTAATGGAACCATATGACTTTACTGAATTAATTGATCATCTTCCAGTAATACTAGAAAATATAATTCTGATATTCAATGAAAATAAAGAGTTATATTTGCCAATTCTCAACTCCCCAAGACATTCATTTGTACAATATCAGATAAAAAAACTTACTATTAATCGTCTTTTAGAAAAAACTACTAATAGTAATATAAATACTATACTAAATAAATGTCTTGCTTCATTTGTTGTATGTGGCATATTGGGTGTACTTGAACAAGTTAAATTTGATGAAATAACGCCTGAGACAGCTTCCGTTCTAACAGATAAAATTCAGAACGGATTTATCTATGCTAAAAATACATTTTAAGACTATATAAGATCAATATATAAGCTATTCTATCTGTTGCCATAAATAAAGATGAAGGAACTAAAATACCCACGGTAATATAAATTTGATTGCCGTGGATGTCATAATGGAGCCAAAACGTG is a window encoding:
- a CDS encoding TetR/AcrR family transcriptional regulator produces the protein MKDRRVRKTQKAIQDAFAKLLSKKNIEDITIKELCNEADINKSTFYLHYKDIYDCADNLMNSVIDRTIAVMEPYDFTELIDHLPVILENIILIFNENKELYLPILNSPRHSFVQYQIKKLTINRLLEKTTNSNINTILNKCLASFVVCGILGVLEQVKFDEITPETASVLTDKIQNGFIYAKNTF